ATCATATAGTAGTGCTAGAATATATCGCAAGGTCAGGAGGAAGGAAATGTCAGCCCAAGCGTAATCATAATAAAGTTCTTCTCTAGCAATATAAGTAACAGGACTCGAGAAAAAGATAGAAGAAACCATATAAAAAACACACCGATTGCGGTGTTCTCTAGCAATCTATTGCAGTATTGCCACCTCGATCTGCTTGTAGTATCACGTCTCTGCATATGGGGTAATGGGATGGAATGATATAATAATATACTACTAGTACACATCATCCGGATCCAGTTCTAGATTGCTGAGACACGTGGAGTGCTAGCTACCCCTCTTCACCATTTTCTCGCTCCTTAAATCGAGAAGCTTGCGTTACTATGCATGTGTTGGTTTATATATATAGGAGCGAGCGAGTAGGATCGGATTAAGGCCTTGGTTAGTTAGGATGAATTTTGAGAATTTGtatacggtagcactttcgtttttatttggcaattagtatttcatcatggactaattaggttcaaaacgttcgtctcgcgattttcaatcaaactgtgcaattattttttttgtctacatttaatgctctatgcacgtaccataagattcgatgtgacggctactgtagcactttttgaaattttttttgaaactaaacgtGGCCTAACAAACCCTTGCCAGCTGTTGGGAATGAGGAATTTGGGATGGGCGGGTGCATGCATCTATCATCTACTACTACGGCCTTGATTGATCAATGATCATATATAGGCACACGTGGCACGTGGAAGCGGCAGCTGATGGAGCTCCTCGTCGATCATCCGCGACTTGGCCATATGGCAGCGAGGTCGGCCTCGGCGTCCTTGATGAGCGCGTCCAGCTGGTccaagtcgtcgtcgtcgtcttcttctTCCAGCATTAGCATGGCCAGGAATTCGTTCTCCACCTTGGTGTCGTCGTCCAAGGACCAGCAGCAGGTGGTGGTCGTGGTGGGGCCGGGGGGCCCCGGCGGCCGCTTGCCGTCCACCTCGTCGTCGTCGGTGGTGAGCAGGTAGTCGGACGGCGGGCGGCGCCTGGAGATGGTGCCCTTCTCGATGGTGATGAAGCCAGAGGACGAGAagtcgccgtcgccgtccgcAGCCTCAGCTGGGCCCTGATGCTGACGATTCTGCTTCGTCGTCGTCCGCAGCACTGGTGGGCAGCAGCCGGTGAGGGGGAGGGGCAGCCTCAGGCAGCTGCGCAGCAGGCTGCAGCCTGTCCCTGTCCCTGTGGTGGTGACCAGCAGCCTGTGGTGCAGGGTGAGAGAGAGCACGGCACCGGCGGCGGCTGTTGCAGCAGTGGTAGTGCCGCCGACGCCGAGCACGAAGCTGAGGACGCTGGGGGAGGGACAGGGGCGACGCAGCTGCTCTGCCAGGTTGAGAGTGACACTGGCAATAatacgagcggcggcggcggcggggtcctGCTGGTCGCTGCAGGTGGCGGCCATGGTGACCGTGACCACGACGGCGTCGATGCTGTTGATGGGTGCGCAGTGCAGGAGGAGCACCTGATGGTGGAAGTCTGCCACGCCCGCCCTGCACACTGCCACTGCCGCAGCAGGAGCAGGAGTAGAGGTGGTACTCAGCTGGATGCGGCGGCCCTCCGCGGCGTCTGGCAGACCGGCCACCTGCTGCGCCTGCAGGCACAGCATGGCCACCGCCTCCGCCTGGTGGCTATtcgccggctgctgctgctgctgctgcattatATTGATGATGAGATGAGACTGGGGTCTGGAGAggaggctggctggctggctggagaCTGATGGATGATCGATGGTGGATCGATTATTATGTTTGGATCGGAGCGGAGGCACATATCATCACATGCATGTGCTCCGTACGTCTCTGTCTCCGTCGTCGGTTTGGTTTGGTGCATTTGCATGGAAAGGAGAGGCGGATGAACGGAATATATGGTGGATTGCGCCGCGCCGGCCTTGGATTTGGGCGGCGGCGCAACATGATCTGAtgatatgatatatatatattctgaTGCATCGAGGAGAGGAAAGGAGCGAGACGTACGGACGATTGCACCGACCCTCCTCCTGGGCTCGATTGTTTATGGGCCGGGCCGGGAACGAACGAGCAGACCAAGGAGTGAGTCAAGTCAACGCATCCCATTCCGACCTGGACAAGCAAGCGCAGGcgcaggcagaggcagaggcagaggcagagcagCCGCCCGATTCCAGGGACGATTCCAGCGCTGCGTTGCGTTGCTTCAGCCCAGCCACTCCTCCAATCCCATCCAGTTGCACTTCCAAACGAAGAGAAGAGAAGACAAGAGAAATCCAGTTCCTATCCAAACAAGAGAGAGATCCAGATCTGCTGCTGCTAGGGTAATCGGCGAGGGGAGGTTGCAGCGACACCGATATCGCGGAATCAGATCCGATGGTGCGTCGCCGGAGCAGAGAAGGCGGCCGGGGCCGGAGCCTGAGCCTGGGCTGGCCTGCGTGGTTCCTCGGCTTCCTGCTCAAGCTGCTCGCCTTCCTCCAGGCCTTCGCCGCCGTCTCCGCCCTCCTCTACGCGGCATGGATGCTCTCGCGCTGGGCGCGCCACCACCAGCTCCACCTCAGCGACCTCCTAAGCTCGGACCTCTGGTTCCCGTCGCTCGTCATGGCGGCGGGGCTCTTCTACTGCCTCCTGCTCCTCGCGGGTTACCTGGCAGCCGAGATCAACACCGGATGCTGCCTCTGCTTCGTACGTCTGCAATACTACATACACTTTCTTCTTTTCTCATTTTtaggttatttatttatttatattactTTTGGATTTGGAAACTCCCCTGGACAGTACACCATCCCGGCCATGGCTATGATGCTGCTCGAAGCCGCTCTCGCCGCCCATCTCGCGCTCAACCAGCACTGGATTCAGGTTCCATTCATtcaatttctttttcttttttaacaAATctcaattctttttttttctttcttactTGCTCACTCCGTATATGTACTCTAATACTCATCATCAATCAGGACCTGCCAGAGGACCGCACGGGAGAGCTCCAC
The nucleotide sequence above comes from Miscanthus floridulus cultivar M001 chromosome 18, ASM1932011v1, whole genome shotgun sequence. Encoded proteins:
- the LOC136521799 gene encoding tetraspanin-18-like; amino-acid sequence: MVRRRSREGGRGRSLSLGWPAWFLGFLLKLLAFLQAFAAVSALLYAAWMLSRWARHHQLHLSDLLSSDLWFPSLVMAAGLFYCLLLLAGYLAAEINTGCCLCFYTIPAMAMMLLEAALAAHLALNQHWIQDLPEDRTGELHNLLSFIHNNLDLCKWAALAIFATQALSLLLAMILRAMMSARTVDYDSDEDFVVIRRPLLVAQAPAPYLPTTVDTRGARPDLWSSTMRHKYGLNTSDYTYNTLDANAAPPQ